In one window of Streptosporangium album DNA:
- a CDS encoding DUF2306 domain-containing protein gives MLGGPGSVPDEDGAEAPPPQPAARPRRRRQFRWIIPLFIVMLAFVVYSVPPYLTFDPAQSRVEVSDSPPFFYPLLVAHIMFGTVALLTGCFQVWPWFRRSFPRVHRWMGRAYFFLGVFPAGITVLGVAPFGHTGFGGNAGNTMLGVVWLITGIAGWRMARQRRFPEHRRWMIRSFALTTSIVVSRLWAGVLLLVQLPRLDTAYGGDEQAMIMAIGAAGVWLSWVVNLVIAEWWLEYTDHTGKPRSRRRPRGGVASAPVSASAPVSGRGRSAG, from the coding sequence ATGCTGGGAGGACCGGGCTCGGTGCCCGACGAGGACGGGGCCGAGGCACCGCCTCCGCAGCCGGCGGCGCGACCACGGCGGCGGCGCCAGTTTCGCTGGATCATTCCGCTGTTCATCGTGATGCTCGCTTTCGTGGTGTATTCCGTGCCGCCGTACCTCACCTTCGATCCGGCGCAATCGCGGGTCGAGGTGTCCGATTCTCCGCCATTCTTCTATCCCCTGCTCGTGGCGCACATCATGTTCGGCACGGTGGCCCTGCTGACGGGGTGCTTTCAGGTGTGGCCGTGGTTCCGTCGTTCGTTTCCCCGGGTGCACCGTTGGATGGGGCGAGCGTACTTCTTCCTCGGGGTCTTCCCGGCCGGCATCACCGTGCTCGGGGTCGCTCCGTTCGGCCACACGGGGTTCGGGGGGAACGCTGGGAACACCATGCTGGGCGTGGTGTGGCTGATCACCGGTATCGCCGGATGGCGGATGGCGCGGCAGCGGCGGTTCCCCGAGCACCGCAGGTGGATGATCCGCAGCTTCGCGCTGACCACGTCCATCGTCGTGAGTCGTCTGTGGGCCGGGGTGTTGCTCCTTGTCCAGCTTCCGCGGCTCGACACCGCCTACGGCGGCGACGAGCAGGCGATGATCATGGCGATCGGAGCCGCCGGTGTTTGGCTCAGCTGGGTCGTCAACCTGGTGATCGCGGAATGGTGGCTGGAGTACACGGACCATACCGGCAAGCCCAGGTCCCGCAGGCGCCCGCGGGGAGGCGTCGCGTCCGCACCGGTTTCCGCATCCGCACCCGTGTCCGGGAGAGGACGTTCCGCGGGCTGA
- a CDS encoding AAA family ATPase: METWDSHVMHGRHGEQEAVARLLADARSGRSGVLVLRGEAGIGKSSLLRHAAETAAAPEPMRVLACAGVESEVEHAFSGLLGLLRPVLDHLDALPGVQAEALRGALGIADSPASDFLVSAAVLTLLAAVAADRPLLVTVDDVQWLDRASAAALLFAARRLAGEPVAMLLAVREPEPLPVNTAGLTELVLHGLPPEDAAQLLDAYGWTLPTRQRDALVAATGGNPLALIELARLDEPERALPDLAMTGTLPVSARVRAAFLRQVEALSADGRAALLVAAAEESGNVGTVLGAAARLGLPADALDPAERSGLVQLTGVEIRFRHPLVRSAVYADASFDRRRAAHLAIAAYLSAAGEDDQATWHLAVATTAPDEKIAAALERGADAARRRGGAAAAISVLQQAARLSESPIDRCRRTVTAAFVALDAGRPGLARTLVDQVMAEPVPPAILAQLNGTIELYSGDPAIAYSHLMRCAELMASTEPEEAAWILTLAAGSALHAGDMEATMLATRRITDLDCSPATLRAAEGLLEGYEGVITGAELWELPGAMVQAGGGGGEREWMWATVIGWMGPDDHQALRLAEATGRRVRAAGSPALLTEVLFYHADIEFRLGRWTEGAAHAEEGLRLSYETGQRGWTANFLAQSARFAAVRGEAAECRKLARQALEIALPLRERIAAATATGALGLLALGEDASGEAFTELMRLVDRGSPRSNDFVAFAMLPDLVEAAVRAGHPEPARRVVAAMEPQTGGIRGPAALARKHRYRAILADDAHAESHYRSALAGGGLDQHPFDRARTELLYGEWLRRNHHRIEAQPILRAAGETFEALGAAPWARRAVAQFRAAGGAVPHQIRAVAVLLSPQELEVSRLASKGLSNREIGDRMHLSPRTVGSHLYRAFPKLGISARAELRGLDFELDLG; encoded by the coding sequence GTGGAGACCTGGGACTCACACGTGATGCACGGTCGGCACGGGGAACAAGAAGCCGTCGCCCGGCTGCTCGCCGACGCGCGGAGCGGACGCAGCGGGGTGCTGGTCCTGCGCGGCGAAGCGGGGATAGGCAAGAGTTCACTGCTACGCCATGCCGCCGAGACCGCAGCCGCCCCCGAGCCCATGCGGGTGCTCGCGTGCGCCGGGGTGGAATCCGAGGTCGAGCACGCGTTCAGCGGGCTACTCGGGCTGCTGCGGCCGGTGCTCGATCACCTCGACGCGCTGCCCGGCGTCCAGGCCGAGGCGCTGCGCGGCGCGCTCGGCATAGCCGACTCCCCTGCCTCGGACTTCCTGGTCTCGGCGGCGGTGCTCACCCTGCTCGCGGCGGTGGCGGCGGACCGCCCTCTGCTGGTCACGGTCGACGACGTGCAGTGGCTGGACCGTGCCTCCGCCGCCGCCCTGCTGTTCGCCGCTCGCCGGCTGGCCGGCGAGCCCGTCGCGATGCTGCTCGCCGTGCGCGAACCCGAACCGCTGCCGGTCAATACGGCCGGGCTGACCGAACTGGTGCTGCACGGACTGCCCCCCGAGGACGCCGCGCAACTGCTCGACGCGTACGGCTGGACGCTGCCCACCCGTCAACGAGATGCCCTCGTCGCGGCGACCGGTGGCAACCCGCTGGCGCTGATCGAGTTGGCCCGGCTCGACGAGCCCGAGCGGGCCCTGCCCGACCTCGCCATGACCGGAACCCTGCCTGTGAGCGCCCGTGTCCGCGCGGCGTTCCTGCGCCAGGTCGAAGCCCTGTCCGCGGACGGCCGCGCGGCGCTGCTGGTGGCGGCCGCAGAGGAGAGCGGGAACGTCGGCACCGTCCTCGGAGCCGCCGCCCGGCTGGGCCTACCGGCCGACGCTCTGGACCCGGCCGAGCGGTCGGGACTGGTGCAGCTCACCGGGGTCGAGATCCGCTTCCGGCATCCGCTGGTCCGCTCCGCCGTCTACGCCGACGCCTCTTTCGACCGCCGCCGCGCCGCGCATCTGGCCATCGCCGCGTACCTGAGCGCCGCCGGAGAGGACGACCAGGCGACCTGGCATCTCGCCGTGGCCACGACCGCACCGGATGAGAAGATCGCCGCCGCGCTGGAGCGAGGCGCCGACGCCGCCCGACGGCGCGGTGGCGCGGCCGCGGCGATCTCCGTCCTGCAGCAGGCCGCGCGGCTCAGCGAGTCGCCCATCGACCGCTGCCGCAGGACGGTGACCGCCGCTTTCGTGGCGCTGGACGCAGGCCGGCCCGGCCTGGCACGGACGCTCGTCGACCAGGTCATGGCCGAGCCCGTGCCCCCCGCGATACTGGCCCAGCTCAACGGGACCATCGAGCTGTACAGCGGGGACCCCGCGATCGCCTACTCACACCTGATGCGGTGCGCCGAGCTCATGGCATCCACCGAACCCGAGGAGGCAGCCTGGATCCTCACGCTTGCGGCGGGATCGGCGTTGCACGCCGGAGACATGGAGGCGACGATGCTGGCGACCAGGCGCATCACCGACCTGGACTGCTCCCCGGCGACGCTTCGCGCCGCCGAAGGCCTCCTCGAGGGCTACGAGGGTGTCATCACCGGGGCCGAACTGTGGGAACTGCCGGGCGCCATGGTCCAGGCCGGGGGCGGGGGCGGTGAGCGGGAGTGGATGTGGGCGACCGTGATCGGCTGGATGGGGCCCGACGACCACCAGGCCCTCCGGCTCGCCGAAGCCACCGGCCGCCGGGTCCGCGCCGCGGGCTCTCCCGCGCTCCTGACCGAGGTGCTGTTCTACCACGCCGACATCGAGTTCCGGCTCGGGCGCTGGACCGAGGGGGCCGCGCATGCCGAGGAGGGCTTGCGGTTGAGCTACGAGACCGGCCAGCGGGGATGGACAGCCAACTTCCTCGCCCAGTCGGCCCGGTTCGCCGCCGTGCGCGGCGAGGCCGCGGAATGCCGCAAGCTCGCCCGGCAGGCGCTGGAGATCGCGCTCCCGCTGCGCGAGCGTATCGCCGCGGCGACCGCGACCGGCGCCCTGGGGCTGCTGGCGCTGGGCGAAGACGCGTCAGGGGAGGCATTCACGGAGTTGATGCGCCTGGTCGACCGAGGTTCACCTCGGTCCAATGACTTCGTCGCCTTCGCGATGCTCCCGGACCTCGTTGAGGCCGCCGTGCGCGCTGGACATCCGGAACCGGCCCGGCGGGTCGTCGCGGCCATGGAACCTCAGACCGGCGGCATCCGCGGGCCCGCCGCCCTGGCCCGGAAGCACCGCTACCGCGCGATCCTGGCAGACGACGCGCACGCCGAGTCGCACTACCGGAGCGCGCTCGCGGGCGGCGGGCTCGACCAGCACCCCTTCGATCGGGCGCGGACCGAACTTCTCTACGGGGAATGGCTGCGCCGCAACCACCACAGGATCGAGGCCCAGCCGATACTGAGGGCCGCAGGCGAGACGTTCGAGGCGCTAGGAGCGGCACCATG